One Fusarium falciforme chromosome 1, complete sequence genomic window carries:
- a CDS encoding MFS domain-containing protein, with protein sequence MKPSTEHRDTIEAHNDSALQHAAEKGQVATDKYGQPLVEYDPAAERRLCLKIDLHIVPTVAILYLFCFIDRANIGNAKIAGFEKDLGMKGYDYNILITTFYISYIVFEIPSNILCKWIGPGWFLPIITLLFGIASLGTAFVNNMSQAAVVRFLLGIFEAGMMPGIAYYLSRWYRRAELVFRLSLYIVMAPLAGAFGGLLASAILSLDHFAGLHRWRMIFAIEGIITIGLAVIGFLTLTDRPATARWLTQEEKDLAIARVKSERVGSTAVLDKIDKTKLHRGLWSPITLSTSIIFLFTNITVQGLSFFLPTIIKTIYEDKTTIQQQLYTVPPYAVGAFFTLFFPYLSWRMDKRQIFFIITAPICMVGYAMFLGSKDQMVRYGATFLIASSVFSHGALSNAQVSANVVSDTARSAAIGMNVMLGNVGGLVSSWSFLPWDAPDFHIGNGLNLATSGTILVLSTATLWWMMRDNKKRESWNIEEELSGLTQEEIEDLDWKHPAFRWKP encoded by the exons ATGAAGCCGTCTACGGAGCATCGCGATACCATTGAGGCACACAATGACTCAGCTCTGCAGCATGCTGCTGAGAAGGGTCAGGTCGCTACAGACAA ATATGGCCAGCCTCTAGTCGAATATGACCCCGCCGCTGAGCGTCGTTTGTGCCTCAAGATCGACCTCCACATCGTCCCTACGGTTGCAATTCTTTATCTCTTTTGCTTCATCGATCGAGCCAATATTG GCAACGCAAAGATTGCCGGTTTCGAGAAGGACCTTGGAATGAAGGGATACGACTacaacatcctcatcaccacctTTTACATCTCCTACATCGTCTTCGAGATCCCCTCCAACATCCTCTGCAAGTGGATCGGCCCCGGCTGGTTCCTCCCCATCATCACGCTGCTCTTCGGCATCGCATCTCTGGGCACGGCATTTGTCAACAACATGTCCCAGGCCGCTGTTGTGCGCTTCCTGTTGGGTATTTTCGAAGCGGGAATGATGCCCGGTATCGCTTACTATCTTTCTCGATGGTATCGTCGTGCTGAGCTTGTTTTCCGTCTTTCGCTGTATATCGTCATGGCACCGCTTGCTGGAGCTTTTGGCGGTCTTTTGGCTTCAGCGATCCTCAGTCTCGACCATTTTGCCGGTCTTCATCGATGGAGAATGATTTTCGCCATTGAAGGAATCATCACGATCGGTCTCGCTGTGATCGGTTTCTTAACCCTTACTGATCGCCCAGCCACGGCTCGTTGGTTGACACAAGAAGAAAAGGACCTTGCGATTGCCAGAGTCAAGTCAGAGCGCGTTGGAAGCACGGCAGTTCTCGACAAGATTGACAAGACCAAGCTTCATCGTGGACTTTGGTCTCCCATCACGCTCAGCACTTCCATCATCTTTCTGTTCACCAATATTACGGTTCAGGGCCTTTCGTTCTTTCTGCCAACGATTATCAAGACAATCTACGAGGACAAGACGACGATTCAACAGCAGCTTTATACCGTTCCTCCGTATGCTGTCGGTGCATTCTTCACGCTTTTCTTCCCCTACCTGAGCTGGAGGATGGATAAGCGACaaatcttcttcatcattaCTGCTCCGATATGCATGGTCGGCTATGCCATGTTTCTGGGATCAAAGGACCAGATGGTCCGCTACGGCGCAACCTTCCTCATCGCTTCATCCGTCTTCTCGCATGGAGCCCTTAGCAACGCTCAAGTTTCGGCAAACGTGGTCAGCGATACAGCCCGCAGCGCAGCCATTGGTATGAACGTCATGTTGGGTAATGTGGGTGGCTTGGTTTCCAGCTGGTCATTCCTCCCATGGGATGCACCCGATTTCCACATCGGAAACGGCCTGAACCTGGCCACGTCTGGTACTATTCTTGTTCTTAGCACGGCGACTCTTTGGTGGATGATGAGGGATAataagaagagggagagctGGAATATTGAGGAAGAGCTCAGCGGCCTGACtcaggaggagattgaggacTTGGACTGGAAGCATCCTGCATTCCGCTGGAAGCCTTAA